In Camelina sativa cultivar DH55 chromosome 17, Cs, whole genome shotgun sequence, the genomic stretch GTCTCAACCGTTTGCCTTCCGCTTGTGTCGGCGACATGGTGATGGCCACCGTCAAAAAGGGTAAGCCCGATCTCCGTAAAAAGGTGCTTCCTGCTGTGATCGTTAGGCAACGCAAACCATGGCGCCGAAAGGATGGTGTTTTCATGTACTTCGAAGGTCAGTTTACTTGCTTTGATTCAACCCTAGCTTAAAGTTTgcatcttttttaatttgtagcTTCACATCAGGCTTAAGAAGTCATGTATTCACCGAAACTTTTTAGAGGGTGTTTATACAGTTACAAGCATTGGTATAGTTAAGTTGTGTTCTATCGTTACAGATACTTTAATGCTTCGACGCTTGAATCTGCTCCATTTGAACTCCAAATTTTTTAACTTGCTTATCAGTAGCttgtttgtgttctgttttgctGTGTCTTTGGTGTAGTTATGGCCATATTTAGATTCTTGTATATTCCAGAGTTGTGTCATGTATGCATCGATACATTCAGAGGGTGTgtaaatacaaaacaatatcTGGTAGACCTAATGTGTTCTATCGTTACAGATACTCTTATGCTCAAACGCTTGCATCTGCTCCATTTGAACTCTACATTCTCAATTGTGTTGAATTCTACTGATTGATTCTGTGATTGTAGTCAGTTAAGTAGCTTATTTAATTGACATTTACCAGGCTTAAGTCAAGTATCCACCGACACGTTTAGAGGGTGATGATACGGTTACAAGTCTGGGAAACTAAATTTGTGTCCTTCGTTACAGATGCTTTATTGCTTGAACGCTTGCATCTGCTCCATATGGACTCTACATATTTCTCAAAATGTTCATTATTTGTTTCACATTTGGTGTATGAAATCAAGTACTGATTTAGTGATATGCTCCTCTGTTGCACAGATAATGCTGGAGTCATCGTCAACCCCAAGGGAGAAATGAAAGGTTCTGCAATCACTGGTCCTATCGGAAAAGAGTGTGCTGATCTCTGGCCAAGGATCGCTAGTGCTGCCAATGCTATTGTCTGAAGATTAGATCAGTCAGTTGCTTGCATTTGATGATCTGtctaaatacaaatttgagaattttggtagcaatatatttttatttcctgaCAATATGTATTGACTTTGAAATGTTTTGGCTATTTAGACATCTTTTCCTCAGTTTCTCCATTTCTGGTATTAACATCGTATAGTGAATATGAAAACGCTAAACTAATTATTACTATAGATGCTTCGGTCGGTGGTTCTGGCAATGTATGAATGCCAAAGCAATTGAAAATGATTGCAAGATAGATAGATTTGCTTCGAACTGAACTATGTAAAGTCCTTCGTGAACATTCACAATCTTTAATCCAATGGTTTCATGCTTCGATCCCTGAGGCAATCACGTTAAGATTACAAAATTAGCTTTTCGTTAAGGGATTTGTATTTTTGAGGTTCTCTAATCTCAATTAGAGCTAATCTAAGAGGTTTAAAAGTTATTGAATGGTACCTCTATGAGAAGCTCGAATTGGTCTTTTCGTGGTTGGCCGTTAAGATGGGTTAAGGAACAACCCAAGTCCCATCCTCCACAGTCACAGTTTCCTTGAGATTTCCATCTCTGTATCAAGCTCAAGGGTTCATCTTCAGGTCCTCCATGAATCCCTGAAGGAATCACAACATCCATACTTGTGACAGATGTTGAAGTTTCAGTCTCAGTAGCATCATTTGATTGAACCACCGGCGGCGATTTCTTCAAGAAATTCAATCCCCAACCTCCAATTTCTTCTCTAACCGTCTCTTGTTTCACAACAACAGCTAATGCTTCAGTATTTGTTGGAAGGTTGTTTTCCAAAAGATTCACCTGCTCAACATCAAAGCTTGGTTCTTCTTTGAATGGCTGATCCCAAGAACACAAATCAGGTATAAAACTTGTTCGGCTCAATCTTGAGGTACCTCTAGTTTTCTTGACAACTTTTTTAGTTAATCCTCTGTTTTCCCTGTTACTCGGTATCTGATCATTgctactaaacaaaacaaactctctctctatGACTCTGTCCGAAGACAAGGTGGATACTTTAATTCTACCAACTAGATGTGGTGAGGATGATGATTCTCCTCTTTGTAGGTAGATCATATAAACACTTTGGTCTTCTACATAGCTTGCCACATAAACATCTTTCTGATTCTccaatttgaaaacaaaatgagGCGTTCCATTGGCTCTCATTGTGAACTGAAGGCTTCCCTCGGTATAGTTTGACGAGAATGACTTTTTGCTTGATAAGGGGATTACCTTTTTATGAATCTTTTCGGATTCAGTCTCATAGTTTTCCCCTACTTTGCTTGACAAATgacttggagaagaagagagttcaCATGATGATACTTTGGGACTGCTTCTAACAGTCTGTAACCATTTCCCGCTGCATAAAACTGACAAAGGATGTGCATCTTTCTGTCTAAACAAGTTCCTTGATGGATTCACATCACCCACCATCTCTATTCTCCAATCCGAAgaaaccttacaaaaaaaaaaaaatgagaaatNNNNNNNNNNNNNNNNNNNNNNNNNNNNNNNNNNNNNNNNNNNNNNNNNNNNNNNNNNNNNNNNNNaaaaaaaaaaaaaaaaaaaaaaaaaaaactaacatttttCATTTAAGAGTCTCTTTTGTTACCTGGATTAAAACTTGATCAACGAAATAATATTCGATTCTCCTTGTGGGTTATTTGATCTTTTTCTTTCGAATGTCTCaccaaatttaaaatcataaactaGTGTTTCCCTCTTCTCTTAAGGAATCAGATGAGTAACAAGAAAGTGGGCAAAGCTTGGAAGCAACAAATAATATGAGAAATGTGGTGATCAAAGGAAATGTGTATTGTACAGAAACCTAACGCGTTGtatccactttttttttatatcattctGATGTTTTCAGTCTTCCACTTAAGTCTTGTTTTCACAACTTTTGGTTAATTGGCTTTTAGTGGGAGGTGCGTGTGTGTTCCGTTCGGTGGATTATATTTAAACAACACACTCATGTCACTATCTCTTAacttctttaattattttctaattttgaccGCAGTTTTTGCATTATTTCAAGGTGCGGTCAACATGTTAAAATCtgctatatataatttaaattattaaaatgtatAAGATCTTGTGACTTTGTGggtaaaacaacaaacaaaacggTCGATGCATGAGATTAAAATGATAACATCAAATTGGTTAACTAAGTATCCAATTTCTATCTAACTCTTCTGCTAGTGATAGAAGCAATATGAGTCATCTACTAAAATTGTACACTTAGCTTAAATGCGGTATTGTTAACATAGCCAGGTTCATGGCCATCGGCGATGAACACGTAAAACATGTCTACTTGAATCAAAGATTAATAGAAGTATATATCGACTTCTAGTTAACAATAATTTTCCTAATTAAATGATATGATAAAATACAATTAAGTTGACACATTCAATCTCGCCTGCTGCAATAAAACTAACAAATAGGTACCGAGTATTAATCGTCGTAATATTAAACCcccagagaaaagaaaaagatgttttTAGATTGTAACGTGGAAAACTTAAAAGCTACTCGTTGTACATCATCTGAATTGTCTATTTGTCTGCATGTATGTTATAGTATTTTGTATTTATGCATTTTCTGTTTGCAAACTACTAGTATTAAATAGTTTCTAATAAATacgaaaataaattgatatgttgtttattattatcAACATCATTTTTCTGTTACGAGTTTATTGTCAATACTTATTGTTCGTagacaaaacaatatttaaaaaaaataaaaaaaaagcatcaaaaTAGGAACATCTAGCTAACATGGCGTAACTTCTGGGATGGGTCATGGTCAACCCGCATACATTCTTA encodes the following:
- the LOC104754586 gene encoding 60S ribosomal protein L23; its protein translation is MSKRGRGGTSGNKFRMSLGLPVAATVNCADNTGAKNLYIISVKGIKGRLNRLPSACVGDMVMATVKKGKPDLRKKVLPAVIVRQRKPWRRKDGVFMYFEDNAGVIVNPKGEMKGSAITGPIGKECADLWPRIASAANAIV
- the LOC104754585 gene encoding uncharacterized protein LOC104754585, giving the protein MVGDVNPSRNLFRQKDAHPLSVLCSGKWLQTVRSSPKVSSCELSSSPSHLSSKVGENYETESEKIHKKVIPLSSKKSFSSNYTEGSLQFTMRANGTPHFVFKLENQKDVYVASYVEDQSVYMIYLQRGESSSSPHLVGRIKVSTLSSDRVIEREFVLFSSNDQIPSNRENRGLTKKVVKKTRGTSRLSRTSFIPDLCSWDQPFKEEPSFDVEQVNLLENNLPTNTEALAVVVKQETVREEIGGWGLNFLKKSPPVVQSNDATETETSTSVTSMDVVIPSGIHGGPEDEPLSLIQRWKSQGNCDCGGWDLGCSLTHLNGQPRKDQFELLIEGSKHETIGLKIVNVHEGLYIVQFEANLSILQSFSIALAFIHCQNHRPKHL